From the Euphorbia lathyris chromosome 6, ddEupLath1.1, whole genome shotgun sequence genome, one window contains:
- the LOC136233514 gene encoding anthranilate synthase alpha subunit 2, chloroplastic-like encodes MWTVSHSQLSAQCSSFTMVRTLAVAPRLLPLTLPLPSTSSVNFNGRISTSSSSSFLSLGGSCSCLPSLKCSAATSPYYAEQEAKFHEASKKGNLVPVYSCILSDHLTPVMAYRCLVKEDERDAPSFLFESVEPGLLASTIGRYSVIGAQPSVEIVARENMVTIMDHYEGRRTEEIVEDPMDIPRKMMESWVPQLVDELPEVFNGGWVGYFSYDTVRYVEKKKLPFYVAPPDDRNLPDVHLGLYEDVMVFDHLEKRAYLIHWVRLDRFSTVEEAFNDGMIRLQNLYFRLHNVPKPKLSAGSIQLSTNLFGPKLEMSSMTSEEYKAAVLQAKEHILAGDIFQIVLSQRFERRTFADPFEIYRALRIVNPSPYMAYLQARGCILVASSPEILTRVKKRKIINRPLAGTVRRGKTPKEDEMLEKQLLNDEKQCAEHIMLVDLGRNDVGKVSKPGTVEVERLMDIERYSHVMHISSTVSGELLDHLTGWDVLRAALPVGTVSGAPKVKAMELIDQLEVTRRGPYSGGFGGISFSGDMDIALALRTMVFPTNARFNTMYSYKDLGNRQEWVAHLQAGAGIVADSDPADEQRECENKAAGLARAIDLAEDSFLRKDDFFHRKDDDSFLR; translated from the exons ATGTGGACAGTTTCTCATTCTCAGCTCTCTGCCCAATGTTCCTCCTTCACCATGGTTAGAACCCTAGCCGTTGCTCCCCGTCTTTTGCCTCTAACTCTGCCTTTACCTTCAACTTCATCTGTTAACTTCAATGGAAGAATCTCAACCTCTTCTTCGAGCTCCTTCCTTTCTCTTGGCGGCTCCTGCTCTTGTCTCCCTTCCCTCAAATGCTCCGCTGCTACATCTCCATATTATG CTGAACAAGAAGCAAAATTTCATGAAGCTTCCAAGAAAGGAAATTTAGTTCCTGTATACAGCTGCATCTTATCTGATCACCTCACTCCAGTGATGGCTTATCGTTGTCTAGTTAAGGAAGATGAAAGAGATGCTCCTAGCTTCTTATTCGAATCAGTGGAGCCTGGTTTACTTGCTTCGACTATT GGGAGATATAGTGTTATTGGAGCTCAACCGAGTGTAGAGATAGTAGCTAGAGAGAATATGGTTACGATTATGGATCACTATGAAGGGCGGAGAACAGAGGAGATTGTGGAGGACCCAATGGATATTCCTAGAAAAATGATGGAGAGTTGGGTCCCCCAACTCGTTGATGAGCTTCCTGAAGTGTTTAATG GGGGTTGGGTTGGCTATTTCTCATACGACACAGTGCGGTACGTAGAGAAGAAAAAACTGCCTTTCTATGTTGCCCCACCAGACGACAGAAATCTCCCTGATGTCCACCTTGGCCTGTACGAGGATGTTATGGTATTTGATCATTTGGAGAAG AGAGCATATCTTATTCATTGGGTGCGGTTAGATCGATTTTCTACTGTGGAGGAGGCCTTTAATGATGGAATGATCCGGTTGCAAAATTTGTATTTTAGACTGCATAATGTGCCTAA ACCAAAGCTATCTGCAGGTTCAATCCAGTTGTCAACTAATCTTTTTGGCCCTAAATTAGAGATGTCAAGCATGACAAGTGAAGAATACAAGGCAGCAGTTTTGCAGGCTAAAGAGCATATCCTGGCTGGTGACATATTTCAGATTGTCTTGAGTCAGCGTTTTGAACGTCGTACATTTGCAGACCCATTTGAAATCTACAGAGCTCTGAGAATTGTAAATCCAAGTCCATATATGGCCTATTTACAG GCTAGAGGATGTATACTGGTTGCTTCTAGTCCAGAAATTCTCACAAGGGTGAAGAAG AGAAAGATCATAAACAGACCTCTTGCGGGGACTGTTAGGAGAGGAAAGACACCTAAAGAAGATGAAATGCTGGAGAAACAACTTCTGAATGATGAAAAGCAATGTGCAGAACATATTATGCTAGTTGACTTGGGAAGGAATGATGTCGGAAAG GTCTCTAAACCTGGTACTGTTGAAGTTGAAAGGCTAATGGATATCGAGCGTTATTCTCATGTTATGCACATTAGTTCCACT GTCAGTGGAGAGTTGCTTGATCACTTAACTGGCTGGGATGTATTGCGAGCTGCTCTGCCTGTTGGTACTGTTAGTGGCGCACCAAAG GTGAAAGCAATGGAGTTGATTGATCAGCTGGAAGTGACAAGGCGGGGTCCATATAGCGGTGGTTTTGGAGGGATTTCATTTTCTGGCGATATGGACATTGCCCTAGCTCTGAGAACTATGGTGTTCCCCACAAATGCCCGTTTCAATACAATGTACTCGTACAAAGACTTGGGGAACCGGCAAGAATGGGTTGCTCACCTACAAGCTGGAGCTGGAATTGTTGCTGACAGTGATCCTGCTGATGAACAAAGAGAGTGTGAGAACAAGGCTGCAGGTCTAGCTCGTGCCATCGATCTTGCTGAAGATTCTTTTCTGAGAAAGGATGATTTTTTTCACAGGAAAGATGATGACTCGTTTCTCAGATAA
- the LOC136232233 gene encoding probable NAD(P)H dehydrogenase (quinone) FQR1-like 3 isoform X1, with protein MPITKVYIVYYSLYGHVETMARQVQRGANSVQGVEATLWQVSKRQPLNICEVFNLIRLKQVPETLSDIIMQKMKAPSKPDDVPCIEPEQLVEADGFIFGFPSRFGVMAAQFKAFFDATHNLWASQALAGKPAGIFWSTGFHGGGQELTALTAITQLAHHGMLFVPLGYTFGSGMFEMNQVKGGSSYGAGTYAADGTREPTELELQQAFHQGKYVAGITKKLKG; from the exons ATGCCTATCACCAAGGTCTACATAGT GTATTACTCCTTGTATGGACACGTGGAGACAATGGCACGACAAGTGCAGCGAGGAGCTAATTCAGTTCAAGGCGTTGAGGCAACACTTTGGCAGGTAAGCAAGCGACAACCTCTAAatatttgtgaagtttttaACTTGATTAGATTGAAGCAGGTACCTGAGACATTGTCAGACATCATAATGCAAAAGATGAAGGCCCCATCTAAGCCAGACGATGTACCATGTATTGAACCAGAACAACTTGTGGAAGCTGATGGTTTTATCTTTGGTTTTCCTTCTCGATTTGGTGTGATGGCAGCCCAATTCAAGGCCTTCTTTGATGCAACTCATAACCTCTGGGCATCCCAAGCACTTGCTGGAAAACCTGCTGGAATCTTCTGGAGTACTGGTTTCCATGGGGGAGGCCAAGAACTTACTGC ATTGACAGCAATCACACAATTAGCACATCATGGTATGCTATTTGTTCCTCTTGGTTACACCTTTGGTAGCGGTATGTTTGAGATGAATCAAGTGAAAGGTGGCTCTTCATATGGTGCTGGAACTTACGCAGCAGATGGAACCCGTGAACCGACAGAATTAGAACTTCAACAGGCTTTTCACCAGGGCAAGTATGTTGCTGGAATAACGAAAAAGCTGAAAGGTTAG
- the LOC136232233 gene encoding probable NAD(P)H dehydrogenase (quinone) FQR1-like 3 isoform X3 has product MPITKVYIVYYSLYGHVETMARQVQRGANSVQGVEATLWQVPETLSDIIMQKMKAPSKPDDVPCIEPEQLVEADGFIFGFPSRFGVMAAQFKAFFDATHNLWASQALAGKPAGIFWSTGFHGGGQELTALTAITQLAHHGMLFVPLGYTFGSGMFEMNQVKGGSSYGAGTYAADGTREPTELELQQAFHQGKYVAGITKKLKG; this is encoded by the exons ATGCCTATCACCAAGGTCTACATAGT GTATTACTCCTTGTATGGACACGTGGAGACAATGGCACGACAAGTGCAGCGAGGAGCTAATTCAGTTCAAGGCGTTGAGGCAACACTTTGGCAG GTACCTGAGACATTGTCAGACATCATAATGCAAAAGATGAAGGCCCCATCTAAGCCAGACGATGTACCATGTATTGAACCAGAACAACTTGTGGAAGCTGATGGTTTTATCTTTGGTTTTCCTTCTCGATTTGGTGTGATGGCAGCCCAATTCAAGGCCTTCTTTGATGCAACTCATAACCTCTGGGCATCCCAAGCACTTGCTGGAAAACCTGCTGGAATCTTCTGGAGTACTGGTTTCCATGGGGGAGGCCAAGAACTTACTGC ATTGACAGCAATCACACAATTAGCACATCATGGTATGCTATTTGTTCCTCTTGGTTACACCTTTGGTAGCGGTATGTTTGAGATGAATCAAGTGAAAGGTGGCTCTTCATATGGTGCTGGAACTTACGCAGCAGATGGAACCCGTGAACCGACAGAATTAGAACTTCAACAGGCTTTTCACCAGGGCAAGTATGTTGCTGGAATAACGAAAAAGCTGAAAGGTTAG
- the LOC136232233 gene encoding probable NAD(P)H dehydrogenase (quinone) FQR1-like 3 isoform X2: MARQVQRGANSVQGVEATLWQVSKRQPLNICEVFNLIRLKQVPETLSDIIMQKMKAPSKPDDVPCIEPEQLVEADGFIFGFPSRFGVMAAQFKAFFDATHNLWASQALAGKPAGIFWSTGFHGGGQELTALTAITQLAHHGMLFVPLGYTFGSGMFEMNQVKGGSSYGAGTYAADGTREPTELELQQAFHQGKYVAGITKKLKG, translated from the exons ATGGCACGACAAGTGCAGCGAGGAGCTAATTCAGTTCAAGGCGTTGAGGCAACACTTTGGCAGGTAAGCAAGCGACAACCTCTAAatatttgtgaagtttttaACTTGATTAGATTGAAGCAGGTACCTGAGACATTGTCAGACATCATAATGCAAAAGATGAAGGCCCCATCTAAGCCAGACGATGTACCATGTATTGAACCAGAACAACTTGTGGAAGCTGATGGTTTTATCTTTGGTTTTCCTTCTCGATTTGGTGTGATGGCAGCCCAATTCAAGGCCTTCTTTGATGCAACTCATAACCTCTGGGCATCCCAAGCACTTGCTGGAAAACCTGCTGGAATCTTCTGGAGTACTGGTTTCCATGGGGGAGGCCAAGAACTTACTGC ATTGACAGCAATCACACAATTAGCACATCATGGTATGCTATTTGTTCCTCTTGGTTACACCTTTGGTAGCGGTATGTTTGAGATGAATCAAGTGAAAGGTGGCTCTTCATATGGTGCTGGAACTTACGCAGCAGATGGAACCCGTGAACCGACAGAATTAGAACTTCAACAGGCTTTTCACCAGGGCAAGTATGTTGCTGGAATAACGAAAAAGCTGAAAGGTTAG
- the LOC136232233 gene encoding probable NAD(P)H dehydrogenase (quinone) FQR1-like 3 isoform X4 has protein sequence MARQVQRGANSVQGVEATLWQVPETLSDIIMQKMKAPSKPDDVPCIEPEQLVEADGFIFGFPSRFGVMAAQFKAFFDATHNLWASQALAGKPAGIFWSTGFHGGGQELTALTAITQLAHHGMLFVPLGYTFGSGMFEMNQVKGGSSYGAGTYAADGTREPTELELQQAFHQGKYVAGITKKLKG, from the exons ATGGCACGACAAGTGCAGCGAGGAGCTAATTCAGTTCAAGGCGTTGAGGCAACACTTTGGCAG GTACCTGAGACATTGTCAGACATCATAATGCAAAAGATGAAGGCCCCATCTAAGCCAGACGATGTACCATGTATTGAACCAGAACAACTTGTGGAAGCTGATGGTTTTATCTTTGGTTTTCCTTCTCGATTTGGTGTGATGGCAGCCCAATTCAAGGCCTTCTTTGATGCAACTCATAACCTCTGGGCATCCCAAGCACTTGCTGGAAAACCTGCTGGAATCTTCTGGAGTACTGGTTTCCATGGGGGAGGCCAAGAACTTACTGC ATTGACAGCAATCACACAATTAGCACATCATGGTATGCTATTTGTTCCTCTTGGTTACACCTTTGGTAGCGGTATGTTTGAGATGAATCAAGTGAAAGGTGGCTCTTCATATGGTGCTGGAACTTACGCAGCAGATGGAACCCGTGAACCGACAGAATTAGAACTTCAACAGGCTTTTCACCAGGGCAAGTATGTTGCTGGAATAACGAAAAAGCTGAAAGGTTAG